Part of the Actinomyces howellii genome, CGTCTCGGGCGAGGTCCAGGTCGGCGTGTCGACCGTCTTCGCCGCCCTGGCCGGCCTGCTCACCGGCTCGGGTGAGCGCCGCACCTCCCGCACGACGCACCACGGCTGGACGGTGCTGTGGGTCGTCGTCGGCCTGGCCGTCCTGCGCGGCGCCCTCACCCTTCCCGGCGCCGTCCTGTCGATCCTCCTGGGCCGCCTGGCCGGCCTCGTCGTGCGCTGCCTGCTCGGCGTCGACGACCGGCGCGCCCACGGGGTGGCGCTCGTGCGGGCCCTGCGCAGGGCCGGGATCGACGCCGTCCGCGTCGTGCGCATGGACCGCGACCCCGGCGCCCGGGCCTGGACGGTGCAGACGAACGCGCCGCTGGGCTACACCGAGCAGGTCCGTGAGAACCCCCTGGCCGCGCCGGTCGTCCTCGACGAGGCCGAGCAGGGCCCCATCGAGACCGCGCGCCCCTCCTCCCTGCTGCCCTCGGTCGAGGACCCCTCGGGGACGATCACCCCGGCCGACGACGTCGACCTCACCGCGATCCTCGCCGAGGCCTCCTCCGTGGCCCTCACCGAGGGCAGGCCCTCGGTCCACCGCATCTACGCGGTGTGGGACTCCGAGGGCGTGCGCCGTGACGTCACCCTCCTGGACGCCGACCGCCAGGTGGCCGGTTTCCTGTCAACGGTCTGGGACCGGGTGCGGATCAAGGGCCTGTCACCCAACCGGGACCTGTCGGTGCGCTCGGCGGCCGAGCACGCCGCCCTCATGACCCTCGAGGCCCGCCGCGCCTGCGTGCGCACCCCTGGCCTGTTCGGCATGGCCGAGGCCGACGAGTCCGTCCTGCTCGTCACCGACCACATCGCCGGCGCCCGCTCCCTGTCCGACCTCGGGGACGCGGTCGACGACGCGGTCCTCGACCAGGTCTGGGTCCAGCTCAGCCGTGCCCACGCCGCGGGCCTGGCGCACCGGGCGATCTCCACCTCCAGCGTCGTCGTCGACGCCGAGGGCCGTGTCTGGCTGCTCGACTGGGACTCGGGCGAGACGATCTCCTCGGAGCTCTCCCGTCGCGTCGACCTCGCCCAGACTCTGGCGCTCACCGCGGCGACCACGGGGGTCGAGCAGGCCATCGACGCCGCCTCACGCTCCCTGAGCACCCAGCAGCTCGCCTCCATCGCGCCGATGCTCCAGCGCGTCGTCCTGCCCGCTGACACGCGCGAGGCCATGGGCCGGCGCGGCCGTCTCCTCCAGGAGCTGCGCGACGCGCTCGTGGGCCTGACCCCCACCGCCCACGCCGAGCCCGCCAAGCTCACCCGCTTCTCCCCGCGCACGGTCATCATGGCCGTGGTCGGGCTCGTCGCGCTGTGGACGCTGCTGGCCCGCATGAACTTCACCCAGATCAGCTCGGCGGTCGCCGACGCCAACGCCTGGTGGATCCTGGCGGCGCTCGTCTTCTCCCTGGCCACCTACCTCGGCGCCGGCCTGTCCCTGACCGCCTTCTCCCCGGTGCGCCTGAGCCCCCTGAGGTCCACCGAGGTCCATCTCGCCTCCTCCGTCGTCGCGCTCGTGGCGCCGGCGGGCGTGGGCGGGGCGGCGATCAACCTGCGCTTCCTCAACCGCCAGGGGGTCCCCACGCCCCTGGGCGTGGCCACGGTCGCCCTCGTCCAGGTCATGCAGTTCGTCGTCACGGTGGTCCTGCTCGTCGTCCTGGCCGCCGCGACCGGCCAGTCGACCGGGCTCACACTGCCCTCGGGCTGGCTCGTGCTCGCCGGGGTGCTCATGGTCGCCGTCGTCGCCGGCGCCCTCGTCGTTCCCCCGGTGCGTGCCTTCGTGTGGGCCACGATCGAGCCGACCTACCGCCAGGTGTGGCCCCGGCTCGTGTGGATCCTGTCCAACCCGGTGCGCCTGGCCGTCGGCATCGGCGGCACGGTCCTGCTGTCCCTCAGCTACGTCCTGGCCTTCGGCGCGAGCCTGTGGGCATTCGGCTACACCCTCCCCTTCTCGGTCCTGGCCATCACCTACCTGGCCTCGAACACGGTCGGATCGGTCGTGCCCTCCCCCGGCGGCATCGGACCGGTCGAGATCGCCCTGACGGCGGGCCTCGTGGCCGCGGGGATCCCCAGCGCCGTGGCGCTGTCGACCGCCATCGTCTACCGCCTCGTCACCTTCTGGATCCCCATCCCCGTGGGGTGGCTCAGCCTTCAGCGACTTCAGCGACTCGGCGACCTGTGAGCCGACGACGCTCCGATCACCTGTGTCTTTCCAGCGGAGGTTCAGGGTTTTGTTAGGGTGGCCCGGCACGGAATCATAGGAACGACCAGATGAGCGGAGTGCGATGACCGCCGCCACTGTCCCCTCGAGCCCGGACGCTCACAGGCGAGCCGGTTCCCGCGGGGTCCTCACCCGGCCCGACCGGAGCCCCTATGTCGCGGTCGCCATCGTGCTCGGGCTGGTCAACCTGGGGGCCAACGTCTCGCTCCTGGGCCGGCCGCCGGCCGTCGACCTGGGCTTCATGCTCGTCGCCCTCGTCCTCATCTCGATCA contains:
- a CDS encoding lysylphosphatidylglycerol synthase transmembrane domain-containing protein — translated: MTDVPTPDGETADQDPATSPVGIPRIGLAPVAPRERRSPSPSSSSTLLVDSSPKRMRRNEDLLDLVLTLLGIASVLILATYAHGTTTGVTSDVKNALAVVLRSILVSPLQAIEGLTAFAVPVAVVVSGLLRRSWSSILEALLAGVLGTVLALLALRSLIAWGPDALLAGLNVYVSGEVQVGVSTVFAALAGLLTGSGERRTSRTTHHGWTVLWVVVGLAVLRGALTLPGAVLSILLGRLAGLVVRCLLGVDDRRAHGVALVRALRRAGIDAVRVVRMDRDPGARAWTVQTNAPLGYTEQVRENPLAAPVVLDEAEQGPIETARPSSLLPSVEDPSGTITPADDVDLTAILAEASSVALTEGRPSVHRIYAVWDSEGVRRDVTLLDADRQVAGFLSTVWDRVRIKGLSPNRDLSVRSAAEHAALMTLEARRACVRTPGLFGMAEADESVLLVTDHIAGARSLSDLGDAVDDAVLDQVWVQLSRAHAAGLAHRAISTSSVVVDAEGRVWLLDWDSGETISSELSRRVDLAQTLALTAATTGVEQAIDAASRSLSTQQLASIAPMLQRVVLPADTREAMGRRGRLLQELRDALVGLTPTAHAEPAKLTRFSPRTVIMAVVGLVALWTLLARMNFTQISSAVADANAWWILAALVFSLATYLGAGLSLTAFSPVRLSPLRSTEVHLASSVVALVAPAGVGGAAINLRFLNRQGVPTPLGVATVALVQVMQFVVTVVLLVVLAAATGQSTGLTLPSGWLVLAGVLMVAVVAGALVVPPVRAFVWATIEPTYRQVWPRLVWILSNPVRLAVGIGGTVLLSLSYVLAFGASLWAFGYTLPFSVLAITYLASNTVGSVVPSPGGIGPVEIALTAGLVAAGIPSAVALSTAIVYRLVTFWIPIPVGWLSLQRLQRLGDL